A part of Paenibacillus antri genomic DNA contains:
- the nusB gene encoding transcription antitermination factor NusB yields MKRRSARVVAVQCLYQMEMNRVPAHEALQAAMEEALNDNESGTDVSDADALLAYVRGLLDKLVPLIPEIDGMLTEFLQGYQVDRLSRVDREVLRLAVFEMIYADDVPPKVAVNEAIEVAKHFGTDESGKFVNGVLGKMVKQVDELKAKANA; encoded by the coding sequence ATGAAGCGAAGGTCCGCGCGCGTCGTAGCGGTGCAATGTTTGTATCAAATGGAGATGAATCGAGTGCCGGCGCACGAGGCGCTGCAAGCCGCGATGGAAGAGGCGCTGAACGACAACGAGTCCGGCACGGACGTCAGCGACGCGGACGCGTTGCTTGCGTACGTTCGGGGATTGTTGGACAAGCTGGTGCCGCTCATCCCGGAAATCGACGGGATGCTGACGGAGTTCCTGCAAGGCTATCAGGTTGACCGCTTGTCGCGGGTCGACCGGGAGGTGCTACGTCTCGCGGTGTTCGAGATGATTTACGCCGACGACGTTCCCCCGAAGGTGGCGGTCAACGAAGCGATCGAGGTCGCGAAGCACTTCGGTACGGACGAATCGGGCAAATTCGTCAACGGCGTGCTGGGGAAGATGGTTAAGCAAGTGGACGAGTTGAAGGCGAAAGCGAACGCGTAA
- the spoIIIAD gene encoding stage III sporulation protein AD produces MDMIQVVGFGLVATVLVLIVKEQKAPVAFLLAAFAGIVIFLALIGKISEIIAMLERLADQSNVNMVFFQTILKIIGIAYIAEFGAQVVRDAGQEAIASKIELAGKVLIMVLAIPIISVIVETVMKLMPA; encoded by the coding sequence GTGGATATGATCCAAGTCGTCGGCTTCGGTCTGGTCGCCACCGTGCTCGTCCTGATCGTCAAGGAGCAAAAGGCGCCGGTCGCCTTCCTGCTCGCCGCCTTCGCGGGCATCGTCATTTTCCTGGCGTTGATCGGGAAAATCTCCGAAATCATCGCGATGCTCGAACGGCTGGCCGATCAATCGAACGTGAATATGGTGTTTTTCCAAACGATCTTGAAAATCATCGGCATTGCGTATATCGCGGAATTCGGAGCGCAAGTCGTTCGGGACGCCGGGCAGGAAGCGATCGCATCGAAGATCGAGCTCGCCGGCAAGGTGCTCATCATGGTGCTCGCCATCCCGATCATCTCGGTGATCGTCGAGACCGTCATGAAGCTGATGCCCGCATAA
- the accC gene encoding acetyl-CoA carboxylase biotin carboxylase subunit — MKFHKVLVANRGEIAVRIIRACRELGISTVAVYSEADREALHVRLADEAYCIGPVSSKDSYLNLTNIMSVATLTGADAIHPGYGFLAENADFAEICERCNVVFIGPSPDAISRMGDKSVAKQTMRDAGVPVIPGSVGLVETIDDAVAIARDIGYPVIIKATAGGGGKGIRIAASEEDLIQGIIAAQQEAQKAFGNAGVYLEKFLTGMKHVEIQIVADKHGNVVHLGERDCSVQRRRQKLVEEAPCPVLSPEVRRRMGDAAVRAARAVDYSGAGTLEFLLGPDEQFYFMEMNTRIQVEHPVTEMVTGVDIIKEMISVAEGHPLSIRQSDVVINGHSIECRVNAEDPAKNFMPSAGRINFYLPPGGVGVRVDSAAYPGYVIPPHYDSMIAKLIVWAPTREEAIARMKRALGEFAVDGVHTTIPFHMRLMDHPTFRRGDFDIKFLEEHDV, encoded by the coding sequence ATGAAGTTTCACAAAGTGCTGGTCGCGAACCGAGGCGAAATCGCAGTCCGCATCATTCGCGCTTGCAGAGAGCTGGGCATCTCCACGGTCGCGGTGTATTCCGAGGCGGATCGCGAGGCGCTGCACGTTCGACTCGCGGACGAGGCGTATTGCATCGGTCCGGTATCGTCCAAAGACAGTTATTTGAATTTAACGAACATCATGAGCGTCGCCACGTTGACCGGCGCGGACGCCATCCATCCGGGGTACGGCTTCCTCGCGGAGAACGCGGACTTCGCCGAAATTTGCGAACGCTGCAACGTCGTCTTCATCGGCCCGTCCCCGGACGCGATCTCCCGCATGGGGGACAAGTCCGTGGCGAAGCAGACGATGCGCGACGCCGGCGTGCCGGTCATTCCGGGCTCGGTCGGTCTCGTCGAGACGATCGACGACGCGGTCGCGATCGCCCGCGACATCGGCTACCCGGTCATCATTAAGGCGACGGCCGGCGGCGGCGGGAAGGGCATCCGCATAGCGGCATCGGAAGAAGATCTGATCCAAGGCATCATCGCCGCGCAGCAGGAAGCTCAGAAGGCGTTCGGCAACGCCGGAGTCTATCTGGAGAAGTTCCTTACCGGCATGAAGCATGTAGAAATTCAAATCGTCGCGGACAAGCACGGCAACGTCGTGCACCTCGGCGAGCGAGACTGCTCCGTGCAGCGCCGGCGTCAGAAGCTCGTCGAAGAGGCGCCTTGTCCGGTGCTGTCGCCGGAGGTGCGCCGCCGCATGGGCGACGCGGCCGTCCGCGCGGCGCGCGCCGTCGATTATTCGGGAGCCGGAACGTTGGAGTTCTTGCTCGGTCCCGACGAACAGTTTTATTTCATGGAGATGAATACGCGCATTCAGGTCGAGCATCCGGTCACCGAGATGGTGACCGGCGTCGATATCATTAAAGAGATGATTTCCGTAGCGGAGGGACATCCGCTCAGCATTCGTCAATCCGACGTCGTCATCAACGGCCACTCCATCGAATGCCGCGTCAACGCGGAAGATCCGGCGAAGAACTTCATGCCGTCCGCGGGACGCATTAATTTCTACCTGCCGCCCGGCGGCGTAGGCGTGCGCGTCGACAGCGCCGCTTATCCGGGGTACGTCATTCCGCCGCATTACGACTCTATGATCGCGAAGCTGATCGTTTGGGCGCCGACGCGGGAGGAAGCGATCGCCCGCATGAAGCGCGCGCTCGGGGAGTTCGCGGTCGACGGGGTGCATACGACGATTCCGTTCCACATGAGGCTGATGGATCACCCGACGTTCCGACGCGGCGATTTCGACATCAAGTTCCTGGAAGAACACGACGTATAG
- a CDS encoding DUF2273 domain-containing protein, which yields MWKKLADSILEWALAGRVGRIVGAAAGVLLGFVYLIWGFWDMLAFALIGFTGYTLGLKSDNREKWVDRNAIARWFTDRWYR from the coding sequence ATGTGGAAGAAACTCGCGGATTCGATTCTGGAGTGGGCCCTCGCGGGGCGCGTCGGGAGAATCGTCGGAGCCGCGGCGGGCGTGCTGCTCGGGTTCGTGTATTTGATTTGGGGCTTCTGGGATATGCTGGCCTTCGCATTGATCGGGTTTACGGGGTATACGCTTGGTTTAAAATCGGACAATCGGGAAAAATGGGTGGATAGAAACGCCATCGCCCGGTGGTTCACAGACAGATGGTATCGATGA
- a CDS encoding SpoIIIAH-like family protein gives MNTRRQTVWLVSMLGLMVVLSAYYLFTDEADQIPVPTEQTAQNEIIVEGVGMMDPTAAQPGVTIDDIAALEEDATAEGAAEGAAEGATDGVAEAADPATPEGATAEAEETITDEQVLEQVSNRSSADAITAMQIERDSDFSRQIEALTAAMTNEEASEQQITEAINKHSALMDLEAKLIAFEEKLLGDYENVAVMYDDQKQHFTVHVSAAQLEKSEAVSIVTEAMKDLSIAIHQITVKLYN, from the coding sequence ATGAATACAAGAAGACAAACGGTGTGGCTCGTATCGATGCTGGGGTTGATGGTCGTCCTGTCCGCGTATTACTTGTTCACCGACGAAGCGGATCAAATTCCGGTGCCCACGGAGCAAACGGCGCAGAACGAAATTATCGTCGAAGGCGTCGGCATGATGGATCCGACGGCGGCGCAGCCGGGCGTGACGATCGACGACATCGCCGCGCTCGAAGAGGACGCGACGGCGGAAGGCGCGGCCGAAGGGGCGGCGGAAGGCGCGACGGACGGCGTCGCGGAAGCCGCGGATCCGGCGACGCCGGAAGGCGCGACCGCCGAAGCCGAAGAGACGATCACGGACGAGCAAGTGCTCGAGCAAGTGTCGAACCGATCGAGCGCGGACGCGATTACGGCGATGCAAATCGAGCGCGATTCCGACTTCTCCAGACAGATCGAAGCGCTGACGGCGGCGATGACGAACGAAGAAGCGTCCGAGCAGCAAATCACGGAAGCGATCAATAAGCACAGCGCCCTGATGGATTTGGAAGCGAAGCTGATCGCTTTCGAAGAGAAGCTGCTCGGCGACTACGAGAACGTAGCGGTCATGTACGACGATCAGAAGCAGCACTTTACGGTTCACGTCTCCGCTGCCCAGCTCGAAAAGAGCGAAGCGGTATCGATCGTCACCGAGGCGATGAAAGACCTGAGCATCGCGATTCATCAAATCACCGTCAAGCTGTACAACTAA
- the spoIIIAB gene encoding stage III sporulation protein SpoIIIAB, producing MLKWIGATMILAAGTAYGFAQASRYARRPKELRLLGAALGTLESEIVYGLSPLPEALNRVASATQKPVSLLFADAAARMADARSERTAGDCWKEAVNAVWSATALQGPEKASLLALAPTLGMTDRDDQAKHLRLAIAQLRAEEETAREEQARYGKMWRSLGALTAALVVILMY from the coding sequence ATGCTGAAGTGGATCGGCGCGACGATGATCTTGGCCGCCGGCACCGCCTACGGCTTCGCGCAGGCTTCCCGATACGCCCGTCGCCCGAAGGAGCTGCGCCTGCTCGGGGCGGCGCTCGGGACGCTCGAGTCGGAGATCGTCTACGGGCTGTCGCCGCTGCCGGAGGCGCTGAACCGGGTGGCGTCGGCGACGCAGAAGCCCGTATCCCTTCTGTTCGCGGACGCGGCGGCCCGAATGGCCGATGCGCGGTCGGAGCGGACGGCGGGCGATTGCTGGAAGGAGGCGGTGAACGCCGTCTGGTCGGCGACGGCGCTCCAAGGTCCGGAGAAGGCGTCGCTGCTCGCGCTGGCGCCGACGCTCGGGATGACCGATCGGGACGACCAGGCGAAGCATCTTCGGCTCGCGATCGCCCAATTGCGCGCGGAGGAAGAGACGGCGCGGGAGGAGCAGGCGCGGTACGGCAAGATGTGGAGAAGCTTAGGGGCGCTTACGGCGGCGTTGGTCGTCATTTTAATGTACTAA
- the accB gene encoding acetyl-CoA carboxylase biotin carboxyl carrier protein, translating into MYKLNEIKELIRLVDSTSIQHLEIENENGKISIKKPEAPAVHVTSHPTAAVSAQHAFVPAAPAPAAPQAPAAPAPAQEERNADLHPIVSPMVGTFYAAPSPDAQPFVKAGDAVKEKTIVCIVEAMKLMNEIEAEVSGQIVEVLAENGQLVEYGQPLFLVKR; encoded by the coding sequence ATGTATAAACTTAACGAAATCAAAGAACTTATTCGATTGGTGGACAGCACTTCCATACAACATCTCGAGATCGAAAACGAGAACGGCAAAATCAGCATCAAGAAGCCCGAAGCTCCTGCGGTTCACGTGACGTCGCACCCGACGGCGGCCGTATCGGCGCAGCACGCGTTCGTACCGGCGGCTCCGGCCCCCGCCGCTCCGCAGGCGCCTGCGGCTCCTGCCCCGGCGCAAGAAGAGCGGAACGCCGATCTGCACCCGATCGTCTCTCCGATGGTCGGCACGTTCTACGCCGCCCCGTCCCCGGACGCGCAGCCGTTCGTCAAGGCGGGCGACGCGGTCAAAGAGAAGACGATCGTGTGCATCGTCGAAGCGATGAAGCTGATGAACGAAATCGAAGCGGAAGTGAGCGGCCAGATCGTCGAAGTGCTGGCGGAGAACGGCCAGCTCGTCGAGTACGGCCAGCCGCTCTTCTTGGTGAAACGGTAA
- the spoIIIAE gene encoding stage III sporulation protein AE yields the protein MSATAAPGADDAGAVQDWVDAQSEIVRTDEVEHYWDTLMRQYGGWFPNGNPSFQEALMPGGDGFSLANAASGLLQFLLHEVVVNGKLLAMIVILTVFSIVLETLQTAFEKTTVSKVAYAISYLVIVVIAINSFHIAIQFAKDAISGMIHFMTAMMPLVLTMLASMGNVATVSIMHPLIVFMIHTVGNLVFFFIFPLLFFSAVLHIVSTLTDKYKVTQLATLLRNIAIGTLTISLTVFLGVISVQGATGGVADGVTLKTAKYVAGNFVPVVGRMFSETTDTVLSASLLMKNAIGLAGVVIIVLIAAFPALKILALAFIYNLAAALLQPLGDSPVIGCLQTIGKSMIFVFAALATVSLMFFLAITIIIAAGNVTVMMR from the coding sequence GTGTCGGCAACCGCAGCTCCGGGCGCAGACGACGCCGGCGCGGTCCAGGATTGGGTCGACGCCCAATCGGAGATCGTCCGTACGGACGAAGTAGAGCATTATTGGGACACGCTCATGCGCCAATACGGCGGATGGTTCCCGAACGGGAACCCGTCGTTCCAGGAAGCGCTTATGCCGGGCGGCGACGGGTTTTCTCTGGCGAACGCGGCGAGCGGACTGCTCCAGTTTCTGCTGCACGAGGTCGTCGTCAACGGGAAGCTGCTGGCGATGATCGTCATCCTGACCGTGTTCAGCATCGTGCTGGAGACGCTGCAGACGGCGTTCGAGAAGACGACGGTGAGCAAGGTCGCTTACGCCATCTCGTATCTCGTCATCGTCGTCATCGCGATCAACAGCTTCCACATCGCGATTCAATTCGCGAAGGACGCCATCTCCGGCATGATACACTTCATGACCGCGATGATGCCGCTCGTGCTGACGATGCTGGCGTCGATGGGCAACGTCGCGACGGTGTCGATCATGCACCCGCTTATCGTGTTCATGATTCATACGGTGGGGAACCTGGTTTTCTTCTTTATCTTTCCGTTATTGTTTTTCTCCGCCGTTTTACATATTGTTTCGACGCTGACCGACAAGTACAAGGTGACGCAGCTTGCTACGCTGCTCCGCAACATCGCGATCGGGACGCTGACGATATCGCTCACGGTGTTCCTCGGCGTCATCTCGGTACAGGGCGCCACGGGCGGCGTCGCGGACGGGGTGACGCTCAAGACGGCGAAGTACGTGGCGGGCAACTTCGTCCCGGTGGTCGGGCGCATGTTCTCGGAGACGACGGATACGGTGCTCAGCGCTTCGCTCCTCATGAAGAACGCGATCGGCCTCGCGGGCGTCGTCATCATCGTCCTGATCGCCGCGTTCCCGGCGCTGAAGATTCTGGCGCTCGCCTTTATCTATAACCTGGCGGCCGCGCTGCTGCAGCCGCTCGGCGACAGTCCGGTCATCGGCTGCCTGCAGACGATCGGGAAGAGCATGATCTTCGTGTTCGCGGCGCTCGCGACGGTGAGCCTCATGTTTTTTCTCGCGATTACGATCATTATCGCCGCGGGGAACGTGACCGTAATGATGCGATGA
- the amaP gene encoding alkaline shock response membrane anchor protein AmaP gives MGRVADKLFLFLYSVAILIFSGIGLIVSMEWVAPAFAESFVDAIYMTGPAKYAAIAVCAALFLLSIRFLFVSLRKSRERSGSIDQRTEFGDIRISLETVENLALKAANRVRGVKDLRARVRVDDSGLDIQLRSVVDGESSIQQLTEEMQRGVKEHVEDITGIPVATVTVYVANVVQSQTFKARVE, from the coding sequence ATGGGCAGAGTCGCGGACAAATTGTTTTTATTTCTGTACAGCGTGGCCATATTGATCTTTTCGGGGATCGGGCTGATCGTCTCGATGGAATGGGTGGCTCCGGCGTTCGCCGAATCGTTCGTCGATGCCATATATATGACGGGTCCGGCCAAATATGCCGCGATCGCCGTATGCGCCGCATTATTTCTGCTGTCGATCCGATTTCTGTTCGTGTCGCTGCGCAAGAGCCGCGAGCGGAGCGGCTCCATCGATCAGCGCACCGAATTCGGCGATATTCGCATCTCGCTCGAGACGGTGGAAAATCTCGCCCTGAAGGCGGCGAATCGCGTTCGTGGCGTGAAGGATTTGCGCGCGCGCGTGCGCGTCGACGACAGCGGCCTCGATATCCAGCTCCGCTCGGTCGTCGACGGGGAATCCTCGATTCAACAGCTGACGGAGGAGATGCAGCGCGGCGTGAAGGAGCATGTCGAGGACATTACCGGCATTCCGGTCGCTACGGTGACGGTGTACGTCGCCAACGTCGTGCAATCCCAAACGTTCAAAGCTCGAGTGGAGTAG
- a CDS encoding Asp23/Gls24 family envelope stress response protein yields MNTIAPEFTKTEMGNIQIAPEVIEIIAGLATIEVDGVTGMSGGFASGVAELLGRKNLSKGVKVEVGQREAAVDVSIVIEYGRRIPEVASAIQANVKHAIQSMTGLNVVEVNVHIHDVMFKGQERIEEEEGPITTRVK; encoded by the coding sequence ATGAACACGATTGCCCCGGAATTCACGAAGACCGAGATGGGGAACATACAGATCGCTCCGGAGGTCATTGAAATTATCGCAGGCCTCGCAACGATCGAAGTGGACGGCGTCACCGGCATGAGCGGCGGATTCGCCAGCGGCGTGGCCGAGCTCCTCGGTCGGAAAAACCTGTCTAAAGGCGTGAAAGTCGAAGTCGGCCAACGCGAAGCGGCGGTGGACGTATCCATCGTCATCGAGTACGGTCGACGCATACCGGAAGTCGCGTCCGCCATCCAGGCGAACGTCAAGCACGCGATCCAATCGATGACCGGACTGAACGTCGTCGAAGTGAACGTTCATATTCACGACGTCATGTTCAAGGGTCAAGAACGGATCGAAGAAGAAGAAGGCCCGATCACGACCCGCGTGAAGTAA
- the spoIIIAG gene encoding stage III sporulation protein AG: MAKWWKAFEERFGGGPGGASRTNTFRWLLIVAGVGGVFMILNSFLTVEDVQPPYDGGGIPETATNGAPPGGEVPAFGTGAAKDSKFAAYEASYEDELKEILQKIVGVGEVNVLVTIESTEEVVAERNVTESAQETNERDPNGANRHITQTSRTGEIVLYTESGDSVPLVRKTIRPTIRGVFVVAEGAENLTVKKMMIEAVERGLGVPSHKISVAPSKR, from the coding sequence ATGGCGAAATGGTGGAAGGCGTTCGAAGAGCGGTTCGGCGGCGGTCCGGGAGGCGCGAGCCGCACGAACACGTTCCGATGGCTCCTGATCGTGGCGGGCGTCGGCGGCGTCTTCATGATTCTGAATTCGTTCCTGACGGTGGAGGACGTGCAGCCTCCTTACGACGGCGGCGGGATTCCCGAGACCGCGACGAACGGCGCGCCGCCCGGCGGCGAAGTTCCCGCCTTCGGAACCGGCGCGGCGAAGGACTCGAAGTTCGCGGCGTACGAAGCGAGCTACGAGGACGAGCTGAAGGAGATTTTGCAAAAAATCGTCGGCGTCGGCGAAGTGAACGTACTCGTAACGATCGAATCGACCGAGGAGGTCGTGGCCGAGCGGAACGTGACCGAGTCGGCCCAGGAGACGAACGAGCGGGACCCGAACGGCGCCAATCGACACATTACGCAGACGTCCCGAACCGGAGAAATCGTGTTATATACGGAATCCGGCGACAGCGTGCCGCTCGTGCGCAAGACGATCCGGCCGACGATCCGCGGCGTGTTCGTCGTCGCCGAAGGCGCCGAAAACTTGACGGTGAAGAAGATGATGATCGAAGCGGTCGAACGAGGGCTCGGCGTGCCGTCCCATAAGATTTCTGTAGCGCCTAGCAAGAGGTAA
- the spoIIIAF gene encoding stage III sporulation protein AF yields MMEALTGWLKQIVLVVLLATFIDLLLPNRTMQRYVKLVVSLFILMTILSPVLQLLGSNANVRMLAASVGGWSVAGTAAPAPIGSSGSSGGSSMPALGELLSEGEAIARAQSERSIDMLENRIEAMVEEHVRSKHEAEASVEAAVDIDGDGLPTVKSIRIRVGASLAAAAAASAEVEGGGGAAEPAPEPSGGINIEPVVVEPVFVEPVRIGETRTEGAAADASAPAPVSAAERKAIAKSVAEAWAVPVSKVKVE; encoded by the coding sequence ATGATGGAGGCGTTGACCGGCTGGCTGAAACAGATCGTTCTGGTGGTGCTGCTGGCGACGTTCATCGATCTATTGCTGCCGAACCGAACGATGCAGCGGTACGTCAAGCTCGTCGTCTCGCTGTTCATCCTCATGACGATTCTATCGCCGGTGCTGCAGCTGCTCGGTTCGAACGCGAACGTGCGGATGCTCGCCGCGTCCGTCGGCGGCTGGTCCGTCGCCGGGACGGCGGCGCCGGCGCCGATCGGCTCTTCCGGTTCGTCCGGCGGTTCCTCGATGCCGGCATTGGGCGAGCTGCTCTCCGAGGGGGAAGCGATCGCGAGAGCGCAGAGCGAACGGTCGATCGACATGCTCGAAAACCGGATCGAAGCGATGGTCGAAGAGCATGTGCGGTCGAAGCACGAAGCGGAAGCGAGCGTCGAGGCCGCGGTGGACATCGACGGCGACGGCTTGCCGACCGTGAAGAGCATTCGAATCCGCGTCGGAGCGTCGCTCGCGGCCGCCGCGGCGGCGTCGGCGGAAGTCGAAGGGGGCGGCGGAGCGGCAGAGCCCGCGCCGGAGCCGTCCGGCGGGATAAACATCGAGCCGGTGGTCGTCGAGCCTGTCTTCGTCGAGCCGGTTCGCATCGGCGAGACGCGGACGGAAGGAGCCGCGGCGGACGCCTCGGCGCCCGCGCCGGTCTCGGCGGCCGAACGCAAGGCGATCGCGAAATCGGTCGCGGAAGCGTGGGCCGTCCCGGTCTCGAAAGTCAAAGTGGAATGA
- the spoIIIAA gene encoding stage III sporulation protein AA, with product MTMWNAVLEWLPGSIRTVLSRLPADWTSRAEEIRVRDGRPLEIVAAGDYTFVEPDGSPTLRIEAAFRPTRDDCLKLLDRITNHSVYTMEEQLRRGYITVQGGHRIGLAGRAALERGAIRTLQHIGGFNLRIAREVKGCASALLPRLWDAESRRLHHTLIVSPPQRGKTTLLRDAARLVSTGGWSGRTAIDRRDRARKVGIVDERSEIAAAVDGKPTFDVGPRTDVLDACPKAEGMMLMIRALSPEVLVVDELGRLEDAEAVMEALHAGIAVIATAHGRDADEVRGRPSLAALFEARVFTRIVTLAASGPTGTVLDVRDADGRRLPPSRPAAAPPATLERKGATGC from the coding sequence ATGACGATGTGGAACGCCGTGCTGGAGTGGCTGCCGGGGTCGATTCGAACCGTTCTGTCGCGTTTGCCCGCCGATTGGACGTCCCGAGCCGAGGAAATCCGGGTGCGGGACGGGCGGCCGCTGGAAATCGTCGCGGCGGGCGACTACACGTTCGTGGAGCCCGACGGAAGCCCGACGCTGCGGATCGAAGCCGCTTTCCGGCCGACGCGCGACGATTGCTTGAAGCTGCTGGACCGGATTACGAACCACTCGGTCTATACGATGGAAGAGCAGCTCCGCCGCGGTTACATTACCGTGCAGGGCGGCCATCGCATCGGTCTGGCGGGGCGGGCGGCGCTGGAGCGCGGTGCGATCAGAACGCTGCAGCATATCGGCGGCTTCAATCTTCGCATCGCCCGAGAGGTGAAGGGCTGCGCAAGCGCGCTGCTCCCCCGGCTGTGGGACGCGGAGTCGCGCCGGCTGCATCACACCTTGATCGTCTCTCCGCCGCAGCGAGGCAAGACGACGCTCCTGCGGGACGCGGCCCGCCTCGTCTCGACCGGCGGCTGGAGCGGCCGAACGGCGATCGATCGGCGGGATCGGGCGCGCAAGGTCGGCATCGTCGACGAACGGTCGGAGATCGCGGCCGCCGTCGACGGCAAGCCGACGTTCGACGTCGGCCCGCGGACGGACGTGCTGGATGCCTGTCCGAAGGCGGAAGGCATGATGCTGATGATCCGCGCGCTGTCGCCGGAGGTGCTCGTCGTCGACGAGCTCGGCCGGCTGGAGGACGCGGAGGCGGTGATGGAGGCGCTTCACGCGGGCATCGCCGTCATCGCCACCGCGCACGGCCGGGACGCGGACGAGGTTCGCGGCCGGCCGTCGCTTGCCGCCCTGTTCGAAGCGCGCGTGTTCACGCGCATCGTGACGCTCGCCGCCAGCGGACCGACGGGCACGGTGCTCGACGTGCGCGACGCCGACGGACGCCGGCTGCCGCCGTCGCGGCCGGCCGCGGCGCCCCCGGCGACGCTGGAACGGAAGGGGGCGACCGGATGCTGA
- the spoIIIAC gene encoding stage III sporulation protein AC, translated as MNEDVNAIFQIAAVGIIVAMIHTVLKQMGKEDYAHWVTLIGFVVVLFMVIRKLDQLFQEIKTIFLFQ; from the coding sequence ATGAACGAGGATGTCAATGCCATATTTCAGATCGCCGCCGTCGGCATCATCGTCGCCATGATTCATACGGTGTTGAAGCAAATGGGGAAAGAGGATTACGCGCACTGGGTGACGTTAATCGGCTTCGTCGTGGTGCTGTTTATGGTGATACGCAAACTGGATCAGCTGTTTCAAGAAATTAAAACGATCTTTTTGTTTCAATAG